In Maniola hyperantus chromosome 20, iAphHyp1.2, whole genome shotgun sequence, the following are encoded in one genomic region:
- the Obp83g gene encoding general odorant-binding protein 2, producing MASYWYMVVLVVAAVWRPASGTAEVMSHVTAHFGKALEECREESGLSPEVLEQFQHFWSEEFEVVHRELGCALICMSNKFALMHDDARMHHMNMHDYVKSFPNGELLSEKMVELIHNCEKEHNDIEDDCSRVVKVAACFKNNCKKEGIAPEVTMIEAVLEKY from the exons ATGGCGTCATATTGGTACATGGTGGTGTTGGTGGTCGCTGCAGTGTGGAGACCAGCGAGTGGCACTGCAGAGGTCATGAGCCACGTCACCGCGCATTTCGGTAAAGCTTTAGAGGAGTGCCGGGAAGAG TCAGGCCTCTCCCCCGAGGTCCTGGAGCAGTTCCAGCACTTCTGGAGCGAAGAGTTCGAGGTGGTGCACCGCGAGCTGGGCTGCGCGCTCATCTGCATGTCCAACAAGTTCGCGCTCATGCACGACGACGCCAGGATGCATCACATGAACATGCATGACTATGTGAAGAGCTTTCCTAATG GTGAACTTCTGTCAGAGAAGATGGTGGAACTGATCCACAACTGTGAGAAAGAGCACAATGACATAGAAGATGACTGCAGCCGCGTGGTGAAGGTCGCTGCCTGCTTCAAGAACAACTGCAAGAAGGAAGGCATCGCACCAGAAGTCACTATGATCGAAGCCGTGCTAGAAAAGTATTAA
- the LOC117991679 gene encoding pheromone-binding protein-like, whose amino-acid sequence MNKAFLFVALLLIAISVKEIYSNETMKSITTSFLKVLDECKHELNLGDNVLGDLYHFWKQDHALLHRDTGCAIVCMSKKLNLLDTSGKLHHGKAQEFALNHGAASEMASKLVAVVHECERKVDAEEDPCVRALEIAKCFKDAMHEINWAPKMDVIITEVLTEI is encoded by the exons ATGAATAAAGCATTTCTATTTGTAGCATTACTTTTGATTGCAATCAGTGTAAAGGAAATATATTCAAATGAAACTATGAAGAGTATTACAACAAGTTTTTTGAAAGTCTTGGACGAATGTAAACATGAG CTAAACTTAGGTGACAATGTGCTAGGCGACTTGTACCACTTCTGGAAGCAGGACCACGCCCTGCTGCACAGGGACACGGGTTGTGCCATCGTGTGTATGAGCAAAAAGCTGAACCTCCTCGACACTAGTGGGAAGCTTCATCATGGCAAAGCGCAGGAGTTTGCTCTTAACCATGGGGCTG CAAGCGAAATGGCATCTAAATTGGTGGCGGTAGTGCACGAGTGTGAACGGAAGGTCGACGCGGAGGAGGACCCGTGTGTCAGAGCGTTGGAGATCGCCAAATGCTTCAAGGACGCCATGCACGAGATCAACTGGGCTCCCAAAATGGATGTCATCATTACTGAAGTACTCACTGAGATATAA